GGCTGTCTTCCAGCGCGTGGATCTGCTGGTAGGCGCGGATCGCCGCCGCCACGCTCGTGTAGAGCTTTGTGCGGGTGAGTTCGGACTTGGTGCGGTAATCGTTGATGTCGTAGCCGCGGATGGCATCCATCTCGGGCGCATAGCCGGGCTGGCCCGTGCGCAGGATGATGCGCACGTCGTGGCGGCCCAGCGTGTCGCGCACGTGGCGCACGAGGTGCAGGCCGGCGTCGGCCTGTTCCATCACCACGTCGAGCAGGATCACGGCGATGTCGTGCTCGCGCTCCAGCACCGCCATGCCCTGGGCGGCGGAATAGGCATGCAGGAATGTCAGCGGCCGGCCATGCATCTCGAGACTGCCCAGCGCGAACGTCGTCGTCGAGTGGACGTCGGCATCGTCGTCGACGATCAGCACGCGCCACGCGCCGCCGCCATGGGGGGCGACTACCGGCGTCTCGTCTGCGAACACCAGGTCGTCGTCCTGCGCGTCGCCCGAGGGCGTGTGCGGTGCGGGCATCTGCTACGTCTCCAGGTTGGGCTCGGTGATTGCAAGCTAGTATATATGGGATGGTATCAATTCAGGCAAGAAAATTCCGCACGGAAACATTTTTGTTGATCTGAATAGCATTCCCCCGCCCGCATGTCCGTGCTGGTAAAATCTTTCATTCCATTCGCACAACCCAACGAGAATCCATGTCCGGCAACACATTTGGCAAGCTGTTTTCCGTAACCACTTTCGGCGAGTCGCACGGTCCCGCGATCGGCTGCGTGATCGATGGCTGTCCGCCGGGGCTGGCGCTGTCCGAGGCCGACATCCAGCCGGAGCTGGACCGGCGCAAGCCGGGCACGTCGCGTCACGTGACGCAGCGCCAGGAAGCCGACCAGGTCAAGATCCTGTCCGGCGTCTACGAGGGCGTCACGACGGGCACCCCGATCGCGCTGCTGATCGAAAACACGGACCAGCGCAGCAAGGACTACGGCAATATCGTCGAGATGTTCCGCCCGGGTCACGCGGACTACACTTACTGGCACAAATACGGCGTGCGCGATCCGCGCGGCGGCGGCCGCTCGTCCGCGCGCCTGACCGCGCCCGTCGTCGGCGCCGGCGCCATCGCCAAGAAATGGCTGCGCGAAAAATACGGCACCGAATTCATGGGCTGCATGAGCCAGCTCGGCGACATCGCCGTGCCGTTCCAGGATTTCAAGCACGTGCACGACAATCCATTCTTCGCTGCGACGTCGGACGCCGATCTGATCGCGCGCATGGAGGCGGCGATGGATGACCTGCGCCGCGCCGGCGACTCGATCGGCGCCCGCATCGACGTGGTGGCGAAGAATGTGCCTGTCGGCCTCGGCCAGCCGATCTACGACAAGCTCGACGCGGATATCGCGTATGCCATGATGGGCATCAATGCCGTCAAGGGCGTGGAGATCGGCGCCGGTTTCGACTCGGTGGCGCAGAAGGGTTCCGAGCACGGCGACGAGCTGACCCCCGAGGGCTTCGTCGGCAATAACGCCGGCGGTGTGCTGGGCGGTATTTCGACGGGCCAGGACATCATGGTGTCCATCGCCATCAAGCCGACGTCGTCGATCCGCACGCCGCGCCGCTCGATCGACAAGCAGGGCAATCCGGTGACCGTCGAGACCTTCGGCCGCCACGATCCGTGCGTGGGCATCCGCGCGACGCCGATCGCGGAAGCGATGCTGGCGCTGGTGCTGATCGACCACGCGCTGATGAACCGCGCGCAGTGCGGCGACGTGCACGTGGATACGCCGCGGCTGCGTTAACGCCGTCGTCCCCGCGAAAGCGGGGAGCCGTACCGCGTGTTCGAAGGCGGGTATTTATAGAGCTGAAGTGTGGCAGGCATACGGAATCCCGGCGCTCGGCATGGCGGGAATAATGCCGGGGGCATTATTCCCGCTTGCGCGGGCATGACGTCAGGCCCGGCTTGCCGCCGCTTCCACCGGCTGGCGCCGCTCGACGCTCTTCACCACGAGGCCGCGCAACTCGTTCAGCAACGAGAATTCCGTCTGGCTCAGGTAGACGGACGGGAAGCGGTCGTCCCAGTCGCCGTAGATGAAGCCGACCGGCTCGCCGTGCGTGCATAACGGGATGATCACGAAGCAGCGCGCTTCCTGCAGCGTGTCTTTCCACCACGTCGGCAGTTTGCTCGAGAATTTCGGGTCGCGTGCGTTCTCGATGAAGATCACGCGGTCGCTGCCGAGGGCGGCGAAGAACACGTTCGGTTCGTAGCTGTCGTCGAAGGCGAGCTTGGGGACGAGCGTCTTGGCGTTGTCGCCCAGGCCGATCTTGGCCGTGTAGCGGCCGTCGCGGCGGTTGCGCAGGAAGCCGAAGGCGCGTGTGAACGACAGGCCATGGTAGGCGGTCTCGATCGCCATCGACACCATCTGGCCAGGCGTTGCCTGGGCAGCGGCGTCGCGCATGTCGGCCACGCCGTTCAGGAGGATCTTGTTGCCGGCCTCGCGCATGCGCGTGACGGCGGCGGCGCGGGCGCGCTTCTCCGGCGGATTCGCGAGCGGCGCGATCGACAGGTCGGCGGCCGCTTCGACCTTGGCTTTTTCGATGGCGCCGACGATGTTGTCCGGCTCGATGCCGATCAGCGGCGCAAAGCCGGCCGCCAGCAGTTTGACCTGCTCGGCGCCCGCTTCGTCGCCATGCCACAGGCTCTCGGCGCACTGGCTCGACATGGTGCCGAGGGCGGCGAGCCAGTCGTCGTGGTTGAAGTCGGCGGCGCGCTCGCCCGGCTCGACGCGGCGCATGCCGGCGATCAGGTTGTGGGGCAGGCCCCAGTGCTCGGCGGTCGCGCGGCCGATCTGTTCGAGCGAGAGACCCAGCTGGGCGATGGACGCCGCGTCGATGTCCCCGGCACCCGCGGCCTGCTGCATCATCATCCAGTGTTCGGGCAGGTAGAACGTGACCATCATCCGGCCCAACGAGTGCAGGATCGAGCACACGACGGCTTCTTCGGGATCGCGCGTGGCCGCTTCGCTCGCGACCTGATGCGCCACCATCCCTGCCAGCACGGCCTTTTCCATCTCGATGTGGGCCTGCAGCGAATCGGGCGTGGACTTGGAGAGTTCCTCGATGAGTTTCAGGCCCAGCGCCAGGTGGCCGATGGCTTCCGTGCCCAGCACGAGGATCGCTTTCGAGACAGTGTTGACACGCTGGCCGAAGGCCGAGTACATGCCGCTGTTCGCGAGGCGCAGCACTTTCTGGGTGAGCACGGGATCGGACAGCACCGTCTGGGTCATGGAAAAGTCGCGCTCGTCCTCGCCGCGCATGGACGCGAGGATGGCGTTGATGGCCTTCGTGAAGCCCGGCATGTCGCCGCGCCGGCGGATCCGCTCCCACAGCAGGGAAAGGGTCGCGTCGGCTTTCGGCGATCGTTCGATGGTAGCAGTCTGGTTCATGTGAGGCCCGCCCGTAATTCGCCCGGCAGCAGTTCCGTGTACAGGTTTTCCTTGAGCGCGGCCATGGCCACGTGGGCTGGCATCGGCTTGCCGGTGAGGTAGCCTTGTACGTAGTCGCATCCGCGCGACTCGACGTAGGTCAGTTGTTCTTCGGTCTCGACGCCTTCGGCCACGACCGACAGATCGAGGTGTTGGGCCAGCGAGAGTACGGCGTTGCAGATCGCCGCGTCCTTGGTCGAGGCGGGCAAGTCCTTGATGAAGGCGCGGTCGATCTTGAGCACCGAGATCGGGAAACGCTTCAGGTAGGCCAGGCTCGAATAGCCCGTGCCGAAGTCGTCGATCGCGATGCGCGCATTGCGTTCGGCCATCTTGGTGAGGATGGCCTCCGCATGGACCGGGTCGATCATCAGCGTGCCCTCGGTGATCTCGAGGACCAGCTTGTCGCCCGGCGTGCCCGAAAAGGCGAGGGCGTCGTCCAGCACGCCCAGGAAGCGGTCGTTGCGGAACTGGCGCGGGCTGATGTTGACCGAGATGTACAGGTCGCGCTTGGCCACGTCTTCGAACTGGCGCAGCTGCACCAGGGCCGCCTTGAGCGCCCAGGCGCCCAGCAGGTTGATGAGGCCATTGGTCTCGGCGATCGGGATGAAGCGCACGGGCGGCACCATGCCGAGGGTCGGGTGCTTCCAGCGCATCAGCGTCTCGAAGCCTTCGATTTGGCGCGTGCGGCTGGAGACGATCGGCTGGTAGTACAGCAGGAATTCGCCTTCGCGCACGGCCTGGAACATCGCGGCTTCGAGCGAGATGTCGTGCTGCGGCGGTCCGCTTTCGCGCACGCTGTAGACGACCGTGCGGCCCTTGCCCGTTTCCTTGGCGCGGCCCATGGCGGCATCGGCAAGGGCGATCAGCCGGATCTCGTCCTCGGCGTGGTCGGGGTAGATCGACACGCCGACGGACGCGCCCAGGTACACCGTATGCCCGTCGACTTCGAACGCCGATTGCAGCGCCGCGAGCAGGCGGCCGCTGACCAGCTTGATCTGGTCCGGCGTGAAGGTGCCCGGCAGGACCGCGACGAATTCGTCGCCGCCGACGCGGGCCAGCGTATCGCTGTCGCGCAGCGTCTTGCGCAGGCGGCCCGCGGCTTGGCGCAGCACGGCGTCGCCGACCGGGTGGCCGAGGCCGTCGTTGACTTTCTTGAAGCCGTCCAGGCCGATCGTGGCGATGCAGAAGCCCTGGCCGGAACGGCGCGCGTTGGCGATCACCATGCGGATGCGGTCGGACAGCAGCAGCCGGTTCGGGAGTTCCGTCAGGGCGTCGTGCGTCGCCATATGGCGCAGACGCTGCTCGGTGGCACGCTGGGCCGACATGTCGCGGCCGACGGCCAGCAATTCATGCCCGCCGGGGAGAACCGCAATGCGCAGTTCGTACCAATTTTCCTTGCCGGCGCAGCGCATCCGCACTTCAACGAGCACCGGGTCGCTGGCCGTGCCGGCATCGACGAGGGCATTGCGCAGGGCCGCTTGGTCGGCGTCGACGGCGAGGGACGTCAATAGGGTGCCGGCGAGGGGTTGCGTGCCGAACGCACGCTGGGCGCGCTGGCTCGCGTGACGGATCAGGCCGGAAGGATCGAGGCGGAACGCGACGTCGCCCACCGCTTCCATGTAGCCGTCCGGGCTCGCCGGGGCCGCATGGCGCGGATCGTTCGGTACGGCGGGTGAACTGGCGCGCATTGTCGAAATTTCTGCTTTCTAATCTTGGCAGCAAGGCCGGGGTAATGCTGGAGTGTACCAAATCAACAAGCAATGTATCACCGAAAGATGCCAGCGAGCACTAAAAAGCACAATGCCCCGCGTCTTTCTGTCTTTGCTTGATGCGTCGCAGTTCCTGGATCGGATGGGTCGCGCTTGCCCGGCACAAGGCTTTACGCTAGCCTTGTTGCTTAACCGATAACCCGGAGCTGCAATGCCAGGGAATATTGTCGCCGATATAGTGCAAATAGGAAACTTTTACTCCAAAAATATGATGCTCAACTGCAACAGCTGAGCGTGCGGACCACGCCGGAGGAGGCGCCATGAACCGTTTCGATACCCACGAGGTTTTCAACCAGGCGCCGCCGTTCGGCGACGTCAACCTGTTCCACTGCGATGCCGCGCTGCGGGAAGGCGTGACCCGCGAGGGCGCCGAGTGGGCGGACGCCGGCCTGGAGCGGCTGGGCGCGGAACTGGGCCGCGCCGGCGTGCTCGACCTGGGCCGTCTGGCCAACGAGTTCCCGCCGCGCCTCGTGAATTTCGACCGGGGCGGCCACCGCGTGGACGAGGTCG
This genomic stretch from Massilia putida harbors:
- a CDS encoding HDOD domain-containing protein is translated as MNQTATIERSPKADATLSLLWERIRRRGDMPGFTKAINAILASMRGEDERDFSMTQTVLSDPVLTQKVLRLANSGMYSAFGQRVNTVSKAILVLGTEAIGHLALGLKLIEELSKSTPDSLQAHIEMEKAVLAGMVAHQVASEAATRDPEEAVVCSILHSLGRMMVTFYLPEHWMMMQQAAGAGDIDAASIAQLGLSLEQIGRATAEHWGLPHNLIAGMRRVEPGERAADFNHDDWLAALGTMSSQCAESLWHGDEAGAEQVKLLAAGFAPLIGIEPDNIVGAIEKAKVEAAADLSIAPLANPPEKRARAAAVTRMREAGNKILLNGVADMRDAAAQATPGQMVSMAIETAYHGLSFTRAFGFLRNRRDGRYTAKIGLGDNAKTLVPKLAFDDSYEPNVFFAALGSDRVIFIENARDPKFSSKLPTWWKDTLQEARCFVIIPLCTHGEPVGFIYGDWDDRFPSVYLSQTEFSLLNELRGLVVKSVERRQPVEAAASRA
- a CDS encoding putative bifunctional diguanylate cyclase/phosphodiesterase, yielding MRASSPAVPNDPRHAAPASPDGYMEAVGDVAFRLDPSGLIRHASQRAQRAFGTQPLAGTLLTSLAVDADQAALRNALVDAGTASDPVLVEVRMRCAGKENWYELRIAVLPGGHELLAVGRDMSAQRATEQRLRHMATHDALTELPNRLLLSDRIRMVIANARRSGQGFCIATIGLDGFKKVNDGLGHPVGDAVLRQAAGRLRKTLRDSDTLARVGGDEFVAVLPGTFTPDQIKLVSGRLLAALQSAFEVDGHTVYLGASVGVSIYPDHAEDEIRLIALADAAMGRAKETGKGRTVVYSVRESGPPQHDISLEAAMFQAVREGEFLLYYQPIVSSRTRQIEGFETLMRWKHPTLGMVPPVRFIPIAETNGLINLLGAWALKAALVQLRQFEDVAKRDLYISVNISPRQFRNDRFLGVLDDALAFSGTPGDKLVLEITEGTLMIDPVHAEAILTKMAERNARIAIDDFGTGYSSLAYLKRFPISVLKIDRAFIKDLPASTKDAAICNAVLSLAQHLDLSVVAEGVETEEQLTYVESRGCDYVQGYLTGKPMPAHVAMAALKENLYTELLPGELRAGLT
- the aroC gene encoding chorismate synthase, with product MSGNTFGKLFSVTTFGESHGPAIGCVIDGCPPGLALSEADIQPELDRRKPGTSRHVTQRQEADQVKILSGVYEGVTTGTPIALLIENTDQRSKDYGNIVEMFRPGHADYTYWHKYGVRDPRGGGRSSARLTAPVVGAGAIAKKWLREKYGTEFMGCMSQLGDIAVPFQDFKHVHDNPFFAATSDADLIARMEAAMDDLRRAGDSIGARIDVVAKNVPVGLGQPIYDKLDADIAYAMMGINAVKGVEIGAGFDSVAQKGSEHGDELTPEGFVGNNAGGVLGGISTGQDIMVSIAIKPTSSIRTPRRSIDKQGNPVTVETFGRHDPCVGIRATPIAEAMLALVLIDHALMNRAQCGDVHVDTPRLR